In Desulfopila inferna, the following are encoded in one genomic region:
- a CDS encoding HDOD domain-containing protein: MFSAAQNLISRFNEIKTLPHVVTKLSKLINDEDSTMKDFEDVIKMDPTLVVRLLRLVNSPYYGLAQKVDSISRAVAFIGMKNLYNLAVTDALKNMFTSLDDCGGGAYSRKNLWMHCAAVSICSKVLAERLFGINGDDAYLCGILHDFGIIVEEQVAREEFIAACETDEDSIVTSERQYLRTDHCEVGYLLTREWQMQEDIQRAIRDHHQLLDVVAPDSLTGILQIAEYLAARLGYSAIAGTTVILSQDLVDHVNENMEEYTVLLEDLPEELEKAHDLYGNN, encoded by the coding sequence ATGTTCTCTGCAGCACAAAACCTTATAAGCAGATTTAATGAAATCAAAACGCTGCCTCATGTGGTGACCAAACTTTCAAAGCTTATCAATGATGAAGATTCCACCATGAAGGATTTCGAGGATGTTATCAAAATGGATCCTACCTTGGTGGTACGCCTTCTTCGGCTTGTAAACAGTCCGTATTACGGGCTGGCCCAGAAAGTGGATTCGATAAGCAGGGCTGTTGCTTTTATCGGCATGAAGAATCTGTACAACCTGGCTGTCACCGACGCCCTTAAAAATATGTTTACCTCTTTAGATGATTGTGGGGGTGGCGCATACTCCAGAAAAAATCTGTGGATGCATTGTGCCGCCGTCAGCATCTGCAGCAAGGTTCTGGCGGAGAGACTTTTCGGCATAAACGGCGACGATGCCTACCTCTGTGGAATTCTCCATGATTTCGGCATAATCGTTGAAGAACAGGTGGCCAGGGAAGAATTTATCGCAGCCTGCGAAACCGATGAGGACTCCATTGTCACTTCTGAACGGCAATACCTCCGCACTGACCATTGCGAAGTCGGCTATCTGCTGACCCGGGAGTGGCAAATGCAGGAAGATATTCAAAGGGCGATACGTGATCACCATCAGCTGCTCGACGTGGTGGCTCCTGACAGCCTGACTGGAATTCTGCAGATCGCCGAATATCTGGCGGCCCGGCTTGGCTATAGCGCTATCGCCGGTACGACGGTGATCCTCTCGCAGGATCTGGTCGATCATGTCAATGAAAATATGGAGGAGTATACCGTACTCCTGGAAGACCTTCCCGAGGAATTGGAAAAGGCCCATGATCTTTACGGGAACAACTGA
- a CDS encoding lytic transglycosylase domain-containing protein, with the protein MLYWRSTPRNFKNYTLLLLFLTLLPQAVNSTPYKNYFPEFQCIADNVIFWEKVYGEYSINTAVFHDRENLAIIYEAVHLLDGSLPGASRVNRVYLKTIRNKYTVILDRLADGKKPATSEEERVLKMFAPPDIKEKLKKASQNIRIQTGLKERFIEGVVRSGAYMKEMKQIFRSYNLPEELAYLPHVESSFDTRAYSKFGAAGMWQFTRATGKNFMTIDHIIDERRDPLTSTHAAAQYLKKNFDNLGTWPLAITAYNYGHAGMQRAVQQEGNYTAIFKNYRQGHFKFASRNFYAEFLAALRVAKRLEIHPAVLKESSIANFSIALPGFASAAALADHFNLSHTEMLRLNPSLGQPIWQGEKYIPKGFHLRLPQNAETVRLAATLPGTIFQANQKRSELYLVKQGDTAGKIAQRFGISLQSLISSNNLDRQALVYTGQSLRIPSASTTSIVADASSPRPGSSVEGSGAIILKDGKKTPPT; encoded by the coding sequence ATGTTATATTGGCGAAGCACTCCTCGCAACTTCAAGAATTACACTCTCCTACTCCTGTTTCTCACTCTTTTGCCTCAAGCCGTAAACAGCACTCCTTATAAAAATTATTTCCCTGAATTTCAATGCATAGCCGACAATGTCATCTTCTGGGAAAAAGTATATGGTGAATATTCGATCAATACAGCTGTTTTTCATGACAGAGAGAATCTGGCCATTATATACGAAGCCGTACATTTGCTGGACGGCTCTCTTCCAGGGGCCTCCAGAGTCAATCGGGTCTACCTGAAGACCATCAGAAATAAATATACTGTTATCCTTGACCGACTGGCCGATGGCAAAAAACCGGCAACATCCGAGGAAGAGCGTGTCCTAAAGATGTTTGCTCCCCCGGATATCAAGGAAAAACTGAAAAAGGCTTCGCAAAATATTCGTATCCAAACCGGCCTTAAGGAACGCTTTATCGAAGGCGTTGTTCGCTCCGGCGCCTATATGAAAGAGATGAAGCAGATTTTCAGGTCGTATAACCTTCCTGAAGAACTCGCCTACCTGCCCCACGTGGAGTCTTCTTTCGACACAAGGGCCTACAGCAAGTTCGGTGCCGCTGGGATGTGGCAGTTTACCCGCGCCACCGGCAAGAATTTCATGACCATCGACCATATTATTGACGAGCGGCGCGACCCTTTGACCTCCACCCACGCTGCCGCCCAGTATCTGAAAAAGAATTTTGACAACCTCGGTACCTGGCCCCTTGCCATCACTGCCTACAACTACGGGCATGCCGGTATGCAGCGGGCCGTACAGCAGGAAGGCAATTATACTGCTATCTTTAAAAATTACCGACAGGGTCACTTCAAGTTTGCCTCGCGCAATTTTTATGCCGAATTCCTCGCCGCCCTTCGTGTCGCCAAAAGACTGGAAATTCATCCAGCCGTCCTAAAAGAATCCTCGATAGCAAATTTCAGTATTGCCTTACCCGGATTCGCCAGTGCAGCAGCTCTTGCCGATCATTTCAATCTCAGCCACACAGAGATGCTGCGGCTCAATCCCTCGCTGGGCCAGCCAATCTGGCAGGGAGAAAAATATATCCCGAAAGGTTTTCATCTCCGCCTCCCACAAAATGCCGAAACAGTCCGATTAGCCGCAACTCTTCCCGGAACCATCTTCCAGGCAAATCAGAAGAGATCTGAGTTGTATCTGGTAAAACAAGGAGATACGGCAGGGAAAATAGCCCAGCGCTTCGGCATCTCTTTACAAAGCCTCATCAGTTCCAATAACCTGGACCGCCAGGCACTGGTTTATACCGGTCAGTCGCTGCGGATTCCTTCAGCGTCAACCACCTCAATCGTTGCCGATGCCAGCTCGCCCCGTCCCGGTTCGTCCGTGGAAGGAAGCGGTGCCATCATTCTAAAAGACGGCAAAAAGACACCACCAACCTGA
- a CDS encoding NUDIX hydrolase gives MYTPILATLGFILSPDEKMTLLVHRNKRRDDYHFGKFNGLGGKLEPGEDIVSCLKREIREEAGIEANNVILRGTVNWSGFGGEGEDWFGFIFLVKNYDGSPYTSNNEGELMWQEVSRLSSLPMWEGDRFFLPLVFDGDPRVFHGSMPYADGKPRSWQYSRI, from the coding sequence ATGTACACTCCAATTTTGGCTACGCTGGGATTTATTCTTTCACCGGACGAGAAAATGACGCTGCTGGTGCACAGGAACAAAAGGCGTGATGATTATCATTTTGGCAAATTTAATGGTCTGGGCGGTAAGTTGGAACCGGGTGAGGATATTGTCTCCTGCCTGAAAAGAGAAATCAGGGAAGAGGCAGGCATAGAAGCCAACAATGTTATCCTGCGGGGGACGGTGAACTGGTCGGGGTTCGGTGGAGAAGGCGAGGACTGGTTCGGTTTTATCTTCCTCGTCAAGAATTACGATGGTTCGCCGTATACCAGCAACAATGAAGGGGAGTTAATGTGGCAGGAGGTGAGCCGGTTGTCCAGCCTGCCGATGTGGGAAGGAGACCGCTTCTTTCTGCCCCTGGTTTTTGATGGTGATCCCAGAGTGTTTCACGGGTCAATGCCTTATGCCGATGGAAAACCACGCAGTTG